In a single window of the Bacteroidota bacterium genome:
- a CDS encoding FKBP-type peptidyl-prolyl cis-trans isomerase gives MLIGALSSCNLLKKTEKKSNTNTLENPTDLFSYALGLSIGENLKSAGLDTIDVDLLIQGVNDVLLSKKLLIEPEQATGVVQKYIADLEKRKIDVNKIIEEKFLEENKKRKGVFETASGLQYEIIVKSDGPKPTIVDSVLVHYQGMLLDGSVFDSSYERGEPMKFPVSSVIPGMQEALLLMSKGSKWKLYIPSKLAYGSEGAGGVIEPFSPLIFEIELLEIQ, from the coding sequence ATGTTGATTGGAGCTTTATCATCCTGTAATTTATTAAAGAAAACAGAGAAGAAATCAAATACAAACACATTGGAAAACCCAACTGATCTATTTAGCTATGCCTTAGGTTTAAGTATCGGTGAAAATCTTAAGAGTGCCGGACTTGATACTATAGATGTTGATTTATTAATCCAGGGAGTAAATGATGTTTTGCTATCCAAAAAACTGTTAATTGAGCCAGAACAAGCTACTGGAGTTGTTCAAAAATATATTGCTGATCTTGAAAAACGTAAAATTGATGTCAATAAAATCATAGAAGAGAAATTTCTTGAAGAAAACAAGAAACGCAAGGGTGTTTTTGAAACAGCCTCTGGCTTACAATATGAAATTATAGTTAAATCAGATGGACCAAAACCAACCATAGTAGATAGTGTATTGGTTCATTATCAGGGAATGTTGCTCGATGGATCTGTATTTGACAGTTCCTATGAAAGGGGAGAGCCAATGAAATTCCCAGTTTCAAGTGTAATTCCAGGAATGCAGGAGGCCTTGCTTTTGATGTCAAAAGGATCTAAATGGAAATTGTATATTCCTTCAAAACTTGCATACGGATCTGAAGGAGCTGGTGGAGTAATTGAACCTTTTTCACCCCTAATTTTCGAAATTGAACTATTGGAGATTCAATAA
- a CDS encoding AhpC/TSA family protein — protein sequence MKKILILIIAVVAISSCNQKSESFEISGSFTNSGNEKIMLEELSINQVLPRDSATIDEKGNFFLTPKITQKGFYRLSINPNNYIILILDSAESVSITGDASNLAETYTVKGSENSMQLWELNNFLKNNYRTRDSIQQVFQQYVNHPLMDSMNTVLEAQYNISIANLGSYIKNFIDKNPDSFVGLAAIEQLNPDADFDYFVKVDKNLSAKYPESPYVKALSNRVADMKRTAIGSDAPNITLKTPKDEIFSLSDLKGKVVLIDFWAAWCKPCRAENPNMLRLYNKYKDKGFDILGVSLDKDKESWVNAIKEDKLPWTQISDLQFWNSPVVKQYGFSGIPFTVLVDKDGKILAKGLRGQDLENKLEQVLN from the coding sequence ATGAAAAAAATCCTGATTCTTATAATTGCAGTAGTAGCAATAAGTTCTTGTAATCAAAAAAGTGAAAGTTTTGAAATTTCAGGTAGCTTTACAAACAGCGGGAATGAAAAAATAATGCTGGAGGAATTAAGCATTAATCAAGTATTGCCAAGAGATTCAGCAACCATTGATGAAAAGGGAAACTTTTTTTTAACCCCTAAAATCACTCAAAAAGGTTTTTACAGGTTAAGCATAAATCCTAACAATTACATAATTTTAATACTTGATTCCGCAGAAAGTGTTTCCATAACAGGAGATGCTTCAAACCTTGCTGAAACCTATACGGTGAAAGGATCAGAGAATTCAATGCAATTATGGGAGCTCAATAACTTTTTAAAAAACAACTATAGAACCAGAGATTCTATTCAACAGGTATTCCAGCAATATGTAAATCATCCTTTAATGGATTCAATGAATACTGTTTTAGAGGCTCAATACAATATATCCATTGCGAATCTTGGAAGTTATATCAAAAATTTTATTGATAAAAATCCGGATTCTTTTGTTGGATTAGCGGCAATTGAACAATTAAATCCAGATGCTGATTTTGACTATTTTGTGAAAGTTGATAAAAATCTTTCCGCAAAATATCCTGAATCACCTTATGTTAAAGCTTTAAGCAACAGGGTAGCAGACATGAAAAGAACTGCAATTGGTTCAGATGCACCTAATATTACCTTAAAAACACCAAAGGACGAAATATTTTCACTTTCTGATTTAAAAGGAAAAGTAGTTTTGATAGATTTTTGGGCTGCATGGTGTAAACCCTGCAGGGCTGAAAATCCCAACATGTTAAGATTATACAACAAGTATAAGGACAAGGGATTCGACATTTTAGGTGTTTCTTTAGATAAAGACAAGGAATCATGGGTAAATGCTATAAAAGAAGATAAATTACCCTGGACACAAATTAGCGATCTTCAATTTTGGAATTCTCCTGTTGTAAAGCAGTATGGCTTTTCCGGAATTCCATTTACAGTTTTAGTTGATAAAGACGGGAAAATTCTTGCTAAAGGTTTAAGAGGTCAGGATCTGGAGAACAAACTTGAACAAGTTTTAAATTAA
- the gap gene encoding type I glyceraldehyde-3-phosphate dehydrogenase — translation MKKTRIAINGFGRIGRTFLRAMLDNDKLEIVAINDLTNPKTLAHLFKYDSVHGVYKANVKTEDNFIVIGNIKIPAFSEKKPELLPWKELQVDIVIESTGFFLTRESASGHIKAGAKKVILSAPANDPEIKSVVMGVNEHILDGTEDIISNASCTTNCAAPMIKVLDENFGIQAAHILTIHSYTGDQSLHDSPHKDLRRARAAAMSIIPTSTGAAKAITSIFPHLKGKMGGAGVRVPVPDGSLTDITCTINKPATFDQINEAFNKACIGSLKGIMEYTLDPIVSVDIVGNPHSCVFDPELTSVIGNMIKVVGWYDNEAGYSNRLVDLILKIRD, via the coding sequence ATGAAAAAAACAAGAATAGCAATTAATGGTTTTGGCAGAATTGGCAGAACATTTTTAAGAGCAATGCTTGATAATGATAAACTCGAAATTGTTGCAATTAACGACCTTACTAATCCAAAAACTCTCGCACATCTTTTTAAATATGATTCTGTACATGGGGTTTATAAAGCAAATGTTAAAACAGAGGATAATTTTATAGTAATTGGTAACATCAAAATTCCTGCTTTTTCTGAAAAAAAACCTGAACTTCTCCCCTGGAAAGAACTTCAAGTTGACATAGTAATTGAGTCAACCGGTTTTTTTCTTACACGTGAATCAGCTTCAGGGCATATAAAGGCTGGAGCAAAAAAGGTGATTTTATCTGCCCCGGCAAACGATCCAGAAATAAAATCGGTGGTTATGGGTGTAAATGAACATATCCTTGACGGAACCGAGGATATCATTTCCAATGCTTCCTGCACTACAAATTGTGCAGCACCAATGATAAAAGTATTGGATGAAAATTTCGGGATACAAGCTGCTCATATATTAACCATTCATTCTTATACTGGTGATCAGAGTTTGCATGATTCTCCCCATAAGGATCTTCGAAGAGCAAGAGCAGCTGCCATGTCAATAATTCCTACTTCCACTGGAGCAGCTAAAGCCATAACAAGTATTTTTCCGCATTTAAAAGGGAAAATGGGTGGTGCTGGAGTTCGGGTTCCGGTTCCTGATGGTTCTTTAACCGATATAACCTGCACAATTAATAAACCTGCCACTTTTGATCAAATTAATGAAGCCTTTAATAAAGCTTGCATTGGTTCTTTAAAAGGAATTATGGAATATACCCTTGACCCAATAGTGTCTGTTGATATTGTTGGCAATCCACATTCCTGTGTTTTTGATCCCGAATTAACCTCTGTAATTGGAAATATGATAAAAGTTGTAGGATGGTATGATAATGAGGCAGGATATTCAAACAGACTGGTAGACTTGATTTTAAAAATTAGAGATTAA
- a CDS encoding YtxH domain-containing protein, with the protein MDKNAKVFLALLAGLAAGAALGILLAPEKGSKTRKKIKNSIDDLANELLDKVENGKELSKEILEDVKEKFSTKMDEFSNKIDAEINKIIKE; encoded by the coding sequence ATGGATAAAAATGCAAAAGTATTTTTAGCATTGCTTGCCGGTCTTGCTGCGGGAGCAGCCTTAGGGATTTTACTTGCCCCTGAAAAAGGATCAAAAACAAGAAAAAAAATTAAAAACTCAATAGATGATTTAGCGAATGAGTTGCTTGACAAGGTCGAAAACGGAAAAGAGTTAAGCAAAGAAATTCTTGAGGATGTAAAGGAAAAATTTTCTACTAAAATGGATGAATTTTCTAATAAAATAGACGCTGAAATCAATAAGATAATCAAAGAATAA
- a CDS encoding UDP-2,3-diacylglucosamine diphosphatase gives MEQMKKYYFISDFHLGVPDYKSSLDREKKIVRWLDEIKNDAKEIYIMGDVFDFWFEYKTVVPKGYVRLLGKIAEICDAGIPVHFFTGNHDMWCFDYLPKELGVTIYRNPIEKEIAGKSFYLGHGDGLGPGDKGYKFIKKVFKSKFSHWMFGWVHPNLGIGIANFFSARSRKINRKKDEIFLGEENEWLVQFCKEELKKAKKIDYFIFGHRHLPLDIQLSENSRYINLGEWMNYCSYAVYDGDKLELKRFEQ, from the coding sequence ATGGAACAGATGAAAAAATATTATTTTATTTCTGATTTTCATTTAGGTGTACCCGATTACAAAAGCAGTTTGGACCGGGAGAAAAAAATAGTAAGGTGGTTGGACGAAATTAAAAATGATGCTAAGGAAATTTATATTATGGGGGATGTTTTTGATTTTTGGTTTGAATACAAAACGGTGGTTCCTAAAGGATATGTAAGATTACTCGGTAAAATTGCTGAAATATGTGACGCTGGAATTCCGGTTCATTTTTTTACAGGAAACCATGATATGTGGTGTTTTGATTACCTGCCCAAAGAATTGGGTGTAACTATTTATAGAAATCCGATTGAAAAAGAGATTGCAGGAAAATCATTTTATTTAGGCCATGGAGATGGATTAGGTCCTGGAGATAAAGGTTATAAGTTTATAAAAAAAGTATTTAAAAGTAAATTTAGCCATTGGATGTTTGGATGGGTCCATCCAAATTTAGGAATAGGTATTGCAAATTTTTTTAGTGCAAGGAGCAGGAAAATCAACAGAAAAAAGGACGAAATTTTTTTGGGAGAAGAAAATGAATGGCTGGTACAATTTTGTAAGGAAGAATTAAAAAAGGCTAAAAAAATCGATTACTTTATTTTTGGTCATAGGCATTTGCCACTGGATATTCAACTTTCAGAAAATAGCAGGTACATTAATTTAGGAGAGTGGATGAATTACTGCAGCTATGCAGTTTATGACGGAGATAAACTTGAGCTCAAGCGGTTCGAGCAATGA
- the gatB gene encoding Asp-tRNA(Asn)/Glu-tRNA(Gln) amidotransferase subunit GatB, which produces MSTIDPVFDKYEPVIGLEIHIQLATRSKAYSSDPSEYGNLPNTNVSVISLGHPGTLPKTNKKVIEYAIRLGLACNSNIREVNQYARKNYFYADLPKGYQITQDKTPICTGGFVTIKVNGEEKRVALTRIHMEEDAGKSIHDQDPYDSLIDLNRAGVPLLEIVTEPDIRTSEEAYQFVSEIRKLVRYLEICDGNMEEGSLRCDANISVMLKGSEKFGTKVEVKNMNSMRHVQKAIEHEIKRQILLVEKSEAIMQDTRSFDAVTGTTFSLRSKEAANDYRYFPEPDLQPVIIKQEYIDKIKASLPPLPDALYKKYVDQLGLSSYDAAVLTESKPFALYFEELIKETRNYKAATNWIMGDIKSYLNQHAMGIEQFPVKPSQIAMLIKLIDESKISHTIASQKVFPLMVQNPLLEPITIAQQNNWIQEQNSDSMMLYVSQAIEKYPEKVLDYKNGKTGLMGLFMGEVMKLSNGKADPKIATELLKRKLEEDQ; this is translated from the coding sequence ATGAGTACAATTGACCCAGTTTTTGATAAATACGAGCCAGTTATAGGTCTTGAAATACATATACAATTAGCTACCCGAAGTAAAGCGTATTCTTCTGATCCTTCTGAATATGGAAATCTTCCAAATACCAATGTTAGTGTAATATCATTAGGACATCCGGGAACTTTGCCTAAAACAAATAAAAAGGTTATTGAGTATGCAATAAGGCTAGGGCTTGCATGCAATAGCAATATTAGGGAAGTAAACCAGTATGCCAGGAAAAATTATTTTTATGCTGATTTACCTAAGGGTTATCAAATTACCCAGGATAAAACACCAATTTGTACCGGAGGTTTTGTTACTATAAAGGTAAACGGAGAAGAAAAAAGAGTAGCGCTCACACGTATTCATATGGAGGAGGATGCAGGAAAAAGTATCCACGATCAGGATCCATATGATTCATTAATAGATTTAAACAGGGCAGGAGTTCCATTGCTTGAAATTGTAACTGAACCAGATATAAGAACCTCAGAGGAGGCATATCAGTTTGTTTCTGAAATTAGAAAACTAGTTAGATATCTTGAAATTTGTGATGGAAACATGGAAGAAGGAAGTTTAAGATGCGATGCCAATATTTCTGTCATGTTAAAAGGGAGTGAAAAGTTTGGGACTAAAGTGGAGGTTAAAAACATGAACTCTATGCGTCATGTTCAAAAAGCAATTGAACATGAAATAAAAAGACAAATACTATTGGTTGAAAAATCTGAAGCTATAATGCAGGATACAAGAAGTTTTGATGCTGTTACAGGAACTACTTTTTCACTTCGATCAAAAGAGGCTGCTAATGATTACAGGTATTTTCCTGAACCAGACCTTCAACCAGTCATTATTAAACAAGAATATATTGATAAAATTAAAGCCTCTTTACCACCATTACCAGATGCTTTATATAAAAAGTATGTGGATCAATTAGGGCTCTCAAGCTATGATGCCGCTGTACTTACTGAATCTAAACCATTTGCTCTTTATTTTGAAGAATTAATAAAGGAAACTCGAAATTATAAAGCTGCAACAAATTGGATTATGGGTGATATTAAATCTTATCTTAATCAACATGCCATGGGAATTGAACAGTTTCCTGTTAAACCTTCCCAAATCGCTATGCTTATCAAACTTATTGATGAAAGTAAAATAAGCCATACAATAGCATCTCAAAAGGTATTCCCGCTTATGGTACAAAACCCTTTATTAGAGCCAATAACAATTGCTCAACAAAACAACTGGATTCAGGAACAAAATTCAGACTCCATGATGCTTTATGTATCCCAAGCAATAGAAAAATATCCTGAAAAAGTACTGGATTATAAAAATGGTAAAACAGGATTAATGGGTTTGTTTATGGGCGAGGTAATGAAACTATCAAATGGGAAAGCAGATCCAAAAATAGCTACGGAGTTATTAAAAAGAAAACTAGAAGAAGACCAATAA
- a CDS encoding OsmC family protein produces the protein MEIAKIDYVGDLTTESVHLKSGSKINTDAPVDNNGKGLAFSPTDLLCASLGSCMLTVMGIVADNNNLNIKGTRITLSKIMASEPRRVGEIILDFTMPENQFSEKEKQLLKNAALNCPVAKSLKAEIKQTVKFNF, from the coding sequence ATGGAAATAGCTAAAATAGATTATGTGGGTGATCTAACCACTGAATCAGTGCATTTGAAATCAGGAAGCAAAATAAATACTGATGCTCCAGTGGATAACAATGGTAAAGGACTAGCCTTTTCCCCAACTGATTTGCTTTGTGCTTCCTTAGGTTCTTGTATGCTTACTGTTATGGGGATTGTAGCTGATAATAACAATTTAAATATTAAAGGCACAAGAATTACTCTATCTAAAATCATGGCTTCTGAGCCCAGGAGAGTAGGTGAAATTATTTTAGATTTTACAATGCCTGAAAATCAATTTTCTGAAAAGGAAAAACAATTGTTGAAAAATGCAGCTTTAAATTGTCCTGTGGCTAAAAGCTTAAAGGCAGAAATCAAACAAACGGTTAAATTTAATTTTTGA
- a CDS encoding DUF3575 domain-containing protein produces the protein MNKGILIVFIFYFFPAFPVLRAEVFLLKKEITISNEHVYLQFSPFEFPNYVFNENSTENNGQVIRSEGYLLKKHLENQDKKQAKNVLQLNLIPLAFTSFNLFYERKAFSNASFVMGFNYYLSKRNFFKYYNSKWFSTTIDFRWYFSKQELSGLYISPYLKYRYIIDFDIVNYLPDPSGASSIETPVQDEHWHYAGMGITTGYQKVFNTGFTLGFLLGGGYYPIVVLRTINPEYTINKGLRTELRAGLTAGFAF, from the coding sequence ATGAATAAAGGAATATTAATTGTTTTCATTTTTTATTTCTTCCCGGCTTTTCCGGTATTGAGAGCTGAGGTTTTTTTGCTGAAAAAAGAAATTACAATCTCTAATGAACATGTATACCTACAATTCAGCCCTTTTGAATTCCCAAACTATGTTTTTAACGAAAATAGCACTGAAAATAATGGCCAAGTTATACGAAGTGAAGGCTACCTCCTGAAAAAACATCTTGAAAACCAGGACAAAAAACAAGCAAAAAACGTTTTGCAACTCAACTTAATTCCCCTTGCTTTTACTTCTTTCAATCTCTTTTATGAACGAAAAGCATTTAGCAATGCTTCCTTTGTTATGGGTTTTAATTATTACTTATCAAAAAGAAATTTTTTTAAATACTATAATTCTAAATGGTTTTCAACCACAATTGATTTCAGATGGTATTTTTCAAAACAGGAATTAAGTGGTTTGTATATAAGTCCTTACTTAAAATACAGGTATATCATTGATTTTGATATTGTTAACTATCTTCCCGATCCATCTGGTGCTTCAAGCATTGAAACTCCTGTTCAGGACGAACATTGGCATTATGCCGGAATGGGAATAACAACCGGCTATCAGAAAGTTTTCAACACGGGATTTACTCTTGGGTTTCTTTTAGGTGGTGGATATTATCCAATAGTAGTTTTAAGAACTATAAATCCTGAATATACCATCAATAAAGGTTTAAGAACAGAATTAAGAGCAGGACTTACTGCTGGCTTCGCATTTTAA
- the lipA gene encoding lipoyl synthase produces MSHNHSVIKDDSTIIQSPRKPHWLRVKLPTGEKYAKVRKLVDEHQLHTICQSGNCPNMGECWGAGTATFMILGNICTRSCRFCAVATGRPKAVDTNEPMRVAESVKLMNIKHCVITSVDRDDLKDGGSIIWAETIKAIRAETPATTIETLIPDFQGKWENLERIIEVAPEIVSHNMETVRRLTKQVRVQAKYDRSLEVLRRLKEGGMKTKTGIMAGLGETIEEVLETMDELVAVGVDILTIGQYLQPTSSHIPVTEFVTPEVFEFYKVEGLKKGFRIVESGPLVRSSYHAEKHLF; encoded by the coding sequence ATGTCCCATAACCATTCAGTAATAAAGGATGATTCTACAATCATTCAATCTCCCCGCAAACCTCATTGGCTAAGAGTAAAATTACCAACAGGAGAAAAATATGCAAAAGTCAGAAAATTAGTAGATGAACATCAGCTTCATACGATCTGCCAAAGCGGGAATTGCCCTAACATGGGCGAATGTTGGGGAGCAGGAACCGCTACTTTTATGATTCTGGGTAACATTTGTACACGGTCTTGCCGCTTTTGTGCAGTTGCAACTGGAAGACCAAAAGCAGTTGATACCAACGAACCAATGCGGGTGGCCGAATCAGTAAAATTAATGAATATCAAGCATTGCGTAATTACCTCTGTGGATCGTGATGATTTGAAAGATGGAGGATCCATAATTTGGGCTGAAACAATAAAAGCGATAAGGGCAGAAACTCCTGCAACAACCATAGAAACTTTAATACCTGATTTCCAGGGAAAGTGGGAAAATTTAGAGCGAATTATTGAAGTAGCGCCTGAAATAGTTTCTCATAATATGGAAACTGTAAGAAGATTAACCAAACAGGTTAGGGTACAAGCAAAATACGATAGAAGCCTGGAAGTATTGAGAAGATTAAAAGAAGGTGGAATGAAAACCAAAACCGGAATAATGGCAGGACTTGGTGAAACCATTGAGGAAGTATTGGAAACCATGGATGAACTAGTTGCAGTTGGAGTTGATATTTTAACCATTGGACAATACCTTCAGCCTACTTCAAGTCATATTCCCGTAACAGAATTCGTTACTCCGGAAGTGTTTGAATTTTATAAAGTTGAAGGCTTAAAAAAAGGATTCAGAATAGTGGAAAGTGGTCCTTTGGTAAGATCTTCATACCATGCAGAAAAACATTTATTCTAA
- a CDS encoding M1 family metallopeptidase, whose translation MSNSKTKAALIILIIAAFHFPAICQEYFQQQVNYKIKASLNDTSHTLSAFIEIEYINNSPDALSEIYMHLWPNAYRNNSTALANQLMSLGETKFYFAEEKQRGYIDSIDFKVNNNKVQWQFDNKNIDIAKITLPSPIAHGERITISTPFFVKIPDGLFSRLGHIGQAYQITQWYPKPAVYDNKGWHEMPYLHQGEFYSEFGSFEVSITLPSNYVVGSTGDLVNGEEEREWMMEKVKKTEQIVEFQSENTFPESAKELKTLTFVQENIHDFAWFADKRYHILYGEVELPESKRKVELWSMFTNAEARLWKSSIEYLNDATFFYSKMLGDYPYNHVTAVDGSISAGAGMEYPNITVIGTSGNAFSLENVIIHEVGHNWFYGILGSNERTHPWMDEGLNSLYEMLYFRNKYPNAGIMGMSKEAGLAKTFGLDEFSHKTQYELSYLINARRNLDQPIELPAPEYTTLNYGAIVYSKSAIVFDYLRAYMSPDIFDPIMKKYYETWKFKHPYPKDLQKIIEENAGKQMPWFFNDIINTTGKINYKLNTINKVNCLEGQSGVCYDITISNKGDILSPVSISAVSADSVLANQWFEGFEGKKTFNVNFPSSERLIIDAENYIPEINRRNGFSRTNGLFKKSNPVKFQFLGSIEHPIKKQIFYTPIVGWNNYNKFMVGVAFYNNTLPQKKFEYLLAPMYSFGTKREAGIINLNYNIYPNNSILKHIRFGLNAEKFAISASPNINHYQKLEPAVHFHFNNKNPLSSKNYFLSIRNVNILEDYDFPHYDFEGNYTGISQGNTSYFVNEADFKFIESRTLNPYNYQAAIQQGKGFIKANLEFNYKFSYQKTSKGVDIRLFAGKFLYNDGSSNRFNYGIAGNTDYMYDHVFLGRRESSGLLSRQFPLNDGGFKNYTTLAFSDDWLASMNIKIAYPGKIPLSLYGDLGLTSYSGNPAISLAWNTGIAVVVVRDIFEIYFPLAMSSDLNQLKYLQKVRFILNLHQLNPFNLVRKFEL comes from the coding sequence ATGAGTAATTCTAAAACAAAAGCAGCATTGATAATTTTAATCATTGCTGCTTTTCATTTTCCTGCAATCTGCCAGGAGTACTTCCAACAGCAGGTTAACTATAAAATCAAAGCAAGCCTGAATGATACCAGTCATACATTAAGTGCTTTTATAGAAATTGAATACATCAATAACTCTCCTGATGCATTAAGTGAAATTTATATGCATTTATGGCCTAATGCATATAGAAACAACTCTACAGCCCTTGCAAATCAGCTGATGAGTTTAGGAGAAACTAAATTTTATTTTGCCGAGGAAAAGCAGCGCGGATATATCGATAGTATTGACTTTAAAGTAAATAACAATAAAGTGCAATGGCAATTTGATAATAAAAATATTGATATTGCTAAAATAACATTGCCTTCACCTATTGCACATGGAGAAAGAATTACAATTTCAACTCCTTTTTTTGTAAAAATTCCTGATGGTTTATTTTCAAGGCTTGGGCATATTGGTCAGGCATATCAGATTACGCAATGGTATCCAAAACCAGCAGTATACGATAATAAAGGCTGGCATGAGATGCCTTATTTACATCAGGGCGAATTCTATTCTGAATTTGGTTCTTTTGAAGTTTCCATTACTCTGCCAAGCAATTACGTTGTAGGTTCCACCGGAGATTTAGTTAACGGTGAGGAGGAAAGGGAGTGGATGATGGAAAAGGTAAAGAAAACAGAGCAAATAGTTGAATTCCAAAGTGAAAATACTTTTCCTGAATCTGCTAAAGAACTAAAAACCTTGACTTTTGTTCAGGAGAACATTCATGATTTTGCCTGGTTTGCAGATAAAAGATACCATATTCTTTATGGAGAAGTTGAACTTCCTGAATCTAAGAGAAAAGTGGAATTATGGTCCATGTTTACCAATGCTGAAGCAAGATTGTGGAAAAGTAGTATTGAATATTTAAATGATGCTACTTTTTTTTATTCTAAAATGTTGGGTGATTATCCTTATAATCATGTAACAGCCGTTGACGGATCCATTAGTGCTGGTGCTGGCATGGAATATCCCAATATTACTGTTATTGGCACTTCTGGGAATGCTTTTTCACTTGAAAATGTAATTATACATGAGGTAGGGCACAATTGGTTTTATGGAATTTTAGGTTCTAATGAACGTACGCATCCCTGGATGGATGAAGGACTCAACTCCTTATATGAAATGCTCTATTTTCGTAACAAGTATCCCAATGCAGGAATAATGGGTATGTCTAAGGAAGCAGGGCTGGCAAAAACTTTTGGACTGGATGAATTTTCACATAAAACACAGTACGAGCTTTCTTACCTGATAAACGCCAGGAGAAATCTTGATCAACCTATTGAACTGCCTGCTCCTGAATACACTACCCTTAATTATGGTGCCATTGTATATTCTAAATCAGCCATAGTTTTCGATTATTTAAGAGCCTATATGAGTCCCGATATTTTTGATCCAATAATGAAAAAGTATTACGAGACATGGAAATTCAAGCATCCTTATCCTAAAGATTTACAAAAAATAATTGAGGAAAACGCAGGAAAACAAATGCCTTGGTTTTTTAATGATATTATTAATACCACAGGAAAAATAAATTACAAATTAAACACTATAAATAAGGTCAATTGCTTGGAAGGCCAAAGTGGTGTTTGTTATGATATTACTATATCCAACAAGGGTGATATTCTTTCGCCTGTTTCAATTTCTGCTGTATCTGCTGATTCGGTATTGGCTAATCAATGGTTTGAGGGGTTTGAGGGTAAAAAAACATTTAATGTTAATTTTCCTTCATCTGAAAGGTTAATTATAGATGCAGAGAATTACATTCCTGAAATCAACCGTAGAAATGGTTTTTCCCGTACAAATGGATTATTTAAAAAGTCAAACCCTGTTAAATTTCAGTTTCTTGGTAGTATTGAACATCCTATAAAAAAACAAATTTTTTATACACCCATAGTAGGTTGGAATAATTACAATAAATTTATGGTTGGAGTGGCTTTTTACAATAATACGCTACCTCAAAAAAAGTTTGAATATCTGCTAGCCCCTATGTATAGCTTTGGCACTAAAAGAGAAGCTGGAATAATAAATTTAAATTATAATATTTATCCAAACAATTCGATTCTTAAACATATTAGATTTGGATTAAATGCTGAAAAATTTGCTATATCTGCATCTCCCAATATAAACCATTACCAGAAATTAGAACCTGCTGTACATTTTCATTTTAATAATAAGAATCCTTTAAGTTCAAAAAATTATTTTCTGAGTATTCGAAATGTAAATATTTTGGAGGATTATGATTTTCCACACTATGATTTTGAAGGAAATTATACAGGTATTTCACAGGGAAACACTTCCTATTTTGTGAACGAAGCAGATTTTAAATTTATAGAATCCAGAACCCTTAATCCATACAATTACCAGGCAGCTATACAGCAGGGCAAAGGATTTATAAAGGCAAACCTTGAATTTAATTATAAGTTTTCTTATCAAAAAACATCAAAAGGCGTTGATATAAGATTGTTTGCAGGAAAATTTCTATACAATGATGGTTCAAGCAATCGTTTTAATTATGGGATTGCTGGTAATACAGATTATATGTATGATCATGTATTCTTAGGACGTAGAGAATCATCGGGCTTGTTAAGCAGGCAATTCCCATTAAATGATGGAGGATTTAAAAATTACACAACACTTGCTTTTTCTGATGATTGGTTAGCCAGCATGAATATAAAAATTGCTTATCCCGGAAAAATTCCTCTTTCTTTATATGGAGATCTTGGATTAACCTCCTATTCTGGAAATCCTGCAATTAGTTTAGCCTGGAATACAGGTATAGCAGTTGTTGTTGTAAGGGATATTTTTGAAATATATTTTCCACTGGCTATGTCAAGTGATTTAAATCAGCTTAAATACCTTCAAAAAGTTAGATTTATTCTTAATCTTCATCAATTAAATCCTTTTAATTTAGTTAGAAAATTCGAATTATAA